In Streptomyces sp. NBC_00704, a genomic segment contains:
- the eccB gene encoding type VII secretion protein EccB produces MASRRDQLNAYTFAKRRMLAAFLQSSPDGSEEGAPRPLRAILPGVVVGVVVMAVFGAWGMFKPTAPKGWDAPNAKVIVASKSTTRYVVLKTGKQVQLHPVLNMASARLLLDEGQGEVVTVSESVLDSGKIPHGVTVGIPYAPDRLPPASEAGTAKRWAVCERPGAGGASVQRAALVLASREKDATEGANRLHGGQLLYVSDPAGTRYVVDAAGTAYQVDKGDELLLRAVVGSGREPQRVSTQWLATLHRGDPIAFPDVPGRPGAATTAPGRLEGDAGKIGTVLKAFDNNTQQYYVVLSDRVAPVSAFVAQLLLFSKELAPLGQAGHAREISPGAIVPGQAFGTEHHWPTGDPAPVNEASRDTGGRSTVCNVLRGVNARTGATTLSTWAGTDFPAELPTGSSSAYVTPGSGQLYRQFQGQETGVGPVFLVTDTGLRYVLQSNGDSATDDAGIGTNAKKREQLQQEARQAQTLLGYKDVDAAPIPVAWSEFLPTGPRLSTAAARQPQGS; encoded by the coding sequence ATGGCATCTCGGCGGGATCAGCTCAACGCCTACACCTTCGCGAAGCGCCGCATGCTGGCGGCCTTCCTGCAGTCCTCGCCCGACGGTTCGGAAGAGGGGGCGCCACGCCCGCTGCGCGCGATCCTGCCGGGCGTCGTCGTGGGGGTCGTCGTCATGGCCGTCTTCGGGGCGTGGGGCATGTTCAAGCCGACCGCGCCCAAGGGCTGGGACGCGCCCAACGCCAAGGTGATCGTCGCGAGCAAGTCGACCACCCGCTACGTCGTCCTGAAGACCGGGAAGCAGGTCCAGCTGCACCCGGTCCTGAACATGGCATCCGCCAGGCTCCTCCTCGACGAGGGGCAGGGCGAGGTGGTCACCGTCTCGGAGTCCGTCCTGGACAGCGGCAAGATCCCGCACGGTGTCACCGTCGGCATCCCGTACGCCCCCGACCGGCTGCCGCCCGCCTCGGAGGCGGGCACCGCCAAGCGCTGGGCGGTCTGCGAGCGGCCCGGCGCGGGCGGCGCGTCCGTGCAGCGGGCGGCGCTGGTCCTGGCGTCCCGTGAGAAGGACGCGACCGAGGGCGCGAACCGCCTGCACGGCGGGCAGTTGCTCTACGTGAGCGACCCGGCCGGCACCCGCTACGTCGTGGACGCAGCCGGCACGGCCTACCAGGTCGACAAGGGCGACGAGTTGCTGCTGCGCGCCGTGGTCGGCTCCGGCCGGGAACCCCAGCGGGTGTCCACGCAATGGCTGGCGACCCTGCACCGGGGCGACCCGATCGCCTTCCCGGACGTCCCCGGCCGGCCGGGCGCCGCGACCACGGCGCCGGGCCGGCTGGAGGGAGACGCCGGCAAGATCGGCACGGTCCTCAAGGCCTTCGACAACAACACCCAGCAGTACTACGTCGTGCTGAGCGACCGCGTGGCTCCGGTGTCCGCCTTCGTCGCGCAGCTCCTGCTCTTCAGCAAGGAGCTGGCGCCCCTCGGCCAGGCCGGCCACGCGCGCGAGATCAGCCCCGGCGCCATCGTGCCGGGGCAGGCGTTCGGCACCGAGCACCACTGGCCCACCGGGGACCCCGCGCCGGTCAACGAGGCCTCGCGGGACACGGGCGGCCGCAGCACGGTCTGCAACGTCCTGCGCGGCGTGAACGCCCGAACGGGCGCGACGACCCTGAGCACCTGGGCGGGCACCGACTTCCCGGCCGAACTTCCCACCGGTTCCTCCAGCGCGTACGTCACGCCCGGCTCCGGCCAGCTCTACCGCCAGTTCCAGGGCCAGGAGACCGGGGTCGGCCCGGTCTTCCTCGTCACGGACACGGGCCTGCGGTACGTCCTGCAGTCCAACGGCGACAGCGCGACGGACGACGCCGGCATCGGCACGAACGCGAAGAAGCGTGAACAGCTCCAGCAGGAGGCCCGGCAGGCCCAGACCCTGCTGGGCTACAAGGACGTCGACGCGGCGCCGATCCCCGTCGCGTGGTCGGAGTTCCTGCCCACCGGACCGCGCCTGTCCACAGCGGCGGCCCGCCAGCCCCAGGGCTCCTGA